In Sciurus carolinensis chromosome 4, mSciCar1.2, whole genome shotgun sequence, the sequence TGGTCAGCCTCAGTGCAGGGGCTAGACCACGAGGGGCACAGGTGCTTGATCATGAGCGCTGGGCGGGGGCGTCGCTGCAGATGCAGAGGGTGCTGGACTGGGTGGCAGGCTGGGGCACGTTGCTCACTaaaatttctttaagtatttttgcatttatatccatcaagaatattggtctgtatttttctttccttcatgtgtccttatctggtttcaGTATTaaggtgatattgacttcatagaatgaatttggggatATTTCCTCCTTTCTACTTCATAGAtgaatttgaggaggattgacattggttcttttgttgttctttttttgtttgtttgtttgtttgtttgtttgtttttttgtttttttttgttccacatgacagtagagtctatttttaacatatttataaaaacatgaagtatatcttattctaattaggatcccagtcttttggatgtacatgatgctgaaattcactgtggtgtattcatatatgtacataggaaagttatgtcagattcattctactgtgtttcCTCTTCCTAttccccctttcttccctttcttcccctttgtctaatcccaCTGAACTTgtattctttccctccctcccttgttatgtgttagcatccacatttgGTGGTGttaacattccacctttggtttggggggattgacttatttctatTTAGTATAATAGATTTCAGATCCATCAActtaccagcaaatatcataaaatcattcttctgtatgactgagtaatattccacatatataaaccacattttcttcatcccatTCATCTGTgaatgggcatctaggttggttccatagcttagctattgtaaattgtgctgctataaacaatgatgtggctgtatcactatagtgtgctgattttaaatcctttggatatatactgagagTGAAATAACTTGGGTCAACtggcggttccattccaggtttcttgaggaatctccatatagttttccagagtggttttaccaatttgcagttcaacgaacaatgtatgagtgtatacTTTTCCCTTATATCCTCACCCacatttattgtcacttgtattcttgatcattgccattctgactggagtgagatgaaatctgtgtggtttcatttgcatttctctaattgctagagatgttgaacattttttcatacatttgttgaccatttatatttcttctgtgaagtacacattcagttcctttgcccatttattgattgggttatttgtggggtttttgttttgttttgttttatgatttttggtgtgtgtgtgtgtgtgtgtgtgtgtgtgtgtgcgtgtgtgtattttctttttagttctttaaagatttggtAGAATtaagctgagaatccatttggttctaggattttctttgttggaattctttttattacttcttcaatctcattgcttatTATTCACCTGTTTAGGTTTattatatcctcttggttcaggTTGGGTAGGTGAGGTGTCTATAAATTTGTCAATAACTTCTATGCTTtccaatttattgaaatatattttaaaatagtcccTACCTAACAATCCTCTGGGTTTCAGCAATGTTTGTGATGATAactcttttttcatctctaattttgttgatttgaagTTTCTATTTTGGTTGATTTAGCTAAATGTTTATCaaccttatttatcttttcaaagaaccattttttgttttattgtcctttgtattattcttttattctctatttcatcaATTTCAGCTTTGatcttattgtttccttccttctacttgttttggaattggtttgttcttgttctAGGACCTTGAGATGCATTATTGGATTGTTTATTtggcatttttctgatttttttctgactttttaatgtAGACATTCATAACTataaattttcatcttaaaaCCACCTTCCTGatatcccagagattctgatatgttgtatttctattctttcttgatatcacaaattttaaatttttcctctaatttttctatgacacattcatcattcaaaagtgtactgtttaatttccatgtgtttatgtttttcctatcatttttcttgctgttgatttcctACTTCACTCTATTATGCTCTAATAAGATGCAGGGCATTATATCTTTTTTGTGTTTGCAACGATTATTTTTCTACtgtaaaatatggtctatttggGGAAAGTTTCCATGAACAAGTGAGAAGAAAGTTAATTTGTTGAtgagtgaaatattctataggtGTCTATTAGGACCATTTTATTAATAGTGCTTTTTTGAAGTTTTAAGACTTTTCTTAGTTTGTCTGGATGGTCTATCTGTTGGTGAGataggtgtgttgaaatcacccagtatttttGCCTTGGGGTCTACTGAGTCTTTATGTCAAGtagattttgttttatgtaagTAGGTGCCCTGTGTTTgggatataaatatttacaatcattttgTATTCTTGTTGGTCCCTTTACCAAAATAAAGTAACCCTCTTTGTGTATTCTGATTAATTTtccttgaagtctgctttgtcagatatgagagtagctactcctgcttctCTTGCTTTTCATTCCATTTGCATAGCATATCTTTTTCCACCTTCaatttgtggatgtctttgcctttaAGGTGAGTGTCTGGTAAACAATATTATGTCGGATCTTGTGTTTAATCTACTCTGATAGTCTATGTATTTTAATTGGAGGGTTTAGACCATTTACAGtcagtgttattatagagagatgattatttactgccatttttatttatttctaatgtttattcCAGTCCTGATTCTCCTTTACTTAGCTACCCTTCTAGTGAGATTTGTTCAGTCACTGgctctgagttttgtttttatttttttctgtctgagATAGTTATGAATATTCCTTATTGCTGctttagtagtcatgaattcttttggtTTATGCTTATTTTGGGgaggttttatttcttcttaaattatgaaaaataactttgcTTGATatgacaattattttctttcaggtcttggttCACACTGGTCCAGGACTTCTTGGCTTTTAGAATTTGTACTGAGAAATCAGCAGTAATTCTGATTGATTTACCTCTAAATGCGACCTGCCAAATTTTTTCTGGAGGTTTTTGCAATTATATCTCTCTTCTGTCTATTAGACATTTAATTGTAGCCTGACCTGGAGACTGTCCTTTTTAATCTTGTTTGTTTGGGATTCTGAACACTTCATGTATCTGACTTTTCATCTCATTcccaaggtttggaaaattttctgatactcTCACTGAAAACATTATCAATTCCCTTAGTTTGTATCTCAGTATTCTACTTAATGACAATGAACCTTATATTTGGTTTCTTAATGTTGCCCTAGATTTCCTGGATATTCTAGTCAGGGTCTCATATcatcttttctttaatgctgtgcTTTCAGTGCTTTATACCTTGTCTCATATGTGGTCTAATCTCTTGGTGAtgatttcaactgaatttttaatttgatttattgtgtctttcattctcaggatttctgcttgttctttttcagaaactcttgctctctctctactgaagtgttctttcacttcctgtattttctcttaatgcatttcttaaatcttcttttagttcattgatcattttaactatatattttctaaattctttatccAGCCTTTCCTCCACAGCAGTGCCCATGGAATCAGTTGTTGAAGCTGTTAACTATTGAGGACgttttcttctcttgctttttcatatgCTTGAACTTATGTTCATCTACTGGAGTTTTTAATCTCTTCTACTGTTGTACAAGGCAATTTTAGTGAGTTACTTTCTCTTTACTAAGTGTCCTGGGCTAGGTGACTATCTAAGTGTCAATACTCCTATTCAACATGAACCCTCTGGTATGTCCAGTCTCTCGCACTACTTTGAGAGGAACAACTAAAACCACTTCAGAACACAGTCATATgctaataaactttttaaaatcttagtgAAAATGTTCTCCAGATGTCCACCAATCCAAGTGGAAAATAGAAGTGATGTTTTAGGGTGGATTAAGAAATTaggtgtcaaattaaaaaaaattacaatttaactATATTTGACTCTCCGCTTAGTTATTCTCTCACTGCTTCCATTTTGGACTGCTGAGAAGTCAAGACTTACTGCCTATTTCCACTCCACCATCTTCTGagagtcattttatttttcttgctgatgTTTTTGAAAGAATCTTCTTTCTGGGGTTCTGGAAATTGGGCAATTTGTTTGTCTTCAGTTCTGATCCAGACTGACCAAACTAATTAGGAGAGTCTGTATCCACTCCCTCCTTACCTAGCCAGCTCTGTCACACTCCTTCCAAGATCCTCAGTCTATGTGCTGTCAGGGGAGGTGTGTAAGATGCATCAATTTATCTCCAGCCCCTTGTAGGCTTGGAAGAGGGGACTCAGGGATCACTAAATCTGGTCTGACTTTAATCAGCTTCAGTTCCCCGCCCCCCAGTTTCAGCCAGGCTCCTTATCCCAGAGCTCAGACCACCAGTTTCAagtgaaaatatctttcactCTTCACAGATCTATAGGCTCAGTTTGTTGctgcagaattatttttattcacttttagaGAGTTGCTATGATCTTTTGATTCCTTTAATCCACAGTCTTCCATtcctcaaagagaaaaatacagattAATACTGAAACTTGAGATATTCCAGTCAGGAGAAAGTTATATGCCCCCTAGAGGAAGCTGTTGTCCCCACCCCTTCTCAGATCTCAGGCACAACTCACTTACCTCAATTGCTACTTTAATTAAGTTAGACAAGAAGggcttatttgtaaaatattgctGTCATAAGTTACTGACCATCACAACCTAATGCAGTTAGACATCTATCTCACACCAAATACAAAcacaaatttcaaattattataggcttacatgttaaaaatgaaaaattgaagtcTAAGAAGTACCAAAGTGAAACAGACCTTACCAAGATGGTGAAAGGCACTTaatgtttgaagaaaataaattataaatgaatatataaaacaaaaaacttttgcAAGGCCAAAgataccataaataaaaatgagcaaataacaagtaaaaaaatGCTGCATAAAATACAGCTTTTGATTAATATATCCATCATAAAACAGcaagcaaaacaaaggaaaaatggacTGTGGATATGATATTTGCAAAGTAacaaacacaaatggtcaaccaATATGTGTCAtgggacatggacacaaacccaaataaatacaattttctcatactagacaaaggttccaaaaatatgcaatgcagaaaagatagcctcttcaacaaatggtgctgggaaaactggaaaaccatatgcaatagaatgaaattaaaacccctatctctcaccctacacaaaactcaactcaaaatggatcaaggacctcggaatcagaccagagaccctccatcttaaagaagaaaaagtagatccaaatcttcaacctgttggcttaggatcagacttccttaacaggactcccatagcacaagaaataaaagcaagaatcaacaactgggatagattcaaactaaaaagctttctctcagcaaaggaaactatcagcaatgcgaagagagagcctagagagtgggagaatatctttgccactcatacttcagatagagcactaatttccagaatatataaagaactcaaaaaactctaccccaagaatgcaaataacccaatcaacaaatgggctaaggaaatgaacagagacttcacagaagaagatgtacaagtaatcaacagatatatgaaaaaatgttcaacatccctagtaataagggaaatgcaaatcaaaactaccctaagatttcatctcaccccaattagaatggcgattatcaagaatacaagcaacaataggtgttggcgaggatgtggggaaaaaggaacactcatacattgctggtagggttgcaaattccagccactctggaaagcagtatggagattcctcagaaagcttggaatggaaacaccatttgacccagctatcccactccttggcctatacccaaaggacttaaaaccagcatactacagagatacagccacatcaatgttcattgctgctcaattcaccatagccagattgtggaaccaacctagatgcccttcagttgatgaatggatgaagaaactgtggcatatatatacaatggaatattactccgcaatgaagaatgataaaattatggcatttggaggcaaatggatgaaattggagaatatcatgctaagtgagataagccaatctcaaaaaactaaaggacgaatgatctcgctgataagcggatgaggacatataatggggggtgggaggggttagcattaggtttagggttaggtttagggttagggataaggagagcggtaagaatgaaggaaagaaggactgtatagagggaaaagaggggtgggaggggtgggaggggtgggggggaagggaaaaaaaaataatcaaacatcattgccctatgtaaacgtctgattacacaaatggtatgccttgactctatgtacaaatagagaaacaacatgtattccatttgtatacaataataaaaaatatatatatacacatagtatAAAATTACAGGGTTaacctttaaaatatatacatagcaTAAAATTACAGggttaaccttttaaaaaaatatgtgtcaTGATATTAACATTTCCAGGTGGTCAGAAGACtacaaattgaaattaaaatgaaatattacttgcAAAGAATTATAACACACTACAGGCTCAATAGAGGTTAAAGGGCACTCTTTTACTTTGTTGATAAGGAGGTAAAAGTGTTACAGCACctgtggaaaacaatttggcaagataaaattaaaaatctgcatACACTTCATAACCATATTTTTGGGTATCAATCCTGGAGAAATCATGACACTCAAACTTCaagttattttctcaaaaatgtttaTTACAGCATTGTTTGTAACAATTTGAAAATGGGAGAAAGTAAGTCCAAATGTAGGCAAATGGTTTAAGAAACTATGGCACATTCACAAGATGGACttctataatgataaaaaaacaGAGGCCTACGCCATATGACTTATGGTAAGTTTTACATAGTATTGATGAATGAGAAAAGCAAAGACAAATGAGTCtcacctcaatttttaaaatagaaatggaaaagctcctatatgtgtatatatttatacacacacatatgtacagaTGATTGAACATGCATATATGTTCCAAGCAAGCTAAGAAATATATCTACTCTGTGGTTAACATGGGTTACATTGAGCAGAGAATAAGTAGGAGATGATGTGGGAAAGCAGcaagtcaaggaaaaaaatgctaagaaataGGGTGTATGATGTGAATCCATTCAAGTATTTGGGTAAAATGAtgtctgtataaataaatatagatatataaaaattatttgaaaaacactgaaataacaaattaaatttacTCTCCtagttgagaaaaatgaaatctattCCTAGAAATATCTCCCAGACTATtggatataaaaattaatttatttctattatttcttttagatgTAGTTTGCTACTTCTCTGATTCCAATTTTACCCTGCAGGTTATGTTAATTTTGAATCCTGAACCTTAACTGAACAACATGGAGGAATATGCAGTATGGGAGGAGTTACCAGCTCTCTTCCACTGGGTAGCCACAGAGTGCTAAGGCAAGGGAGGCATGGTGGGTTTGGGGAACCTTGAAAGTTCATGATTCTCCGGTTCCTCCAAATTCTCTAAGATGCCATTATCACATttgttgaaatgataaaattccCTCATCAACATCCAGTGCTCCCATAAACAACTGGATGTGACAGTAAATTCAACTAATGATGGAACTGAGCAGATAACTGAATTCAACTCTGAGatagttttacaaaacctttattagtcagcttttcttcactgtgacaaaaatacctgacaagagcaacttagaggaggaaaagtttattttggttcatggttttaaaGATTCAGTCCCTGATCAAcagattccattgctctgggccatagtggaaagggtgtggtggagaaaagataTTCAGCTCATGGTAACCTTGAatgaaagaggggtgggggaagggaccAGGGgtagatatagtccccaaggaaaagcacccagtgacttacctccttcagtcacacctcACCTGTCTACAAtgaccacccagtagtccattcaagttattaatccattagatgattaatccactgatgaggttacaaccctcatgatctaatcatttcacctctgaaccatGCTGCctgaggaccaagctttcaacacatgagcttttgctAGGGGCATTCCAGGTCAAAACTATAACGACCTCTGCCTTCTATTTGTAGAATAAAGGATATTCTTTCAGCCCCTGAAGGTCAAAAACCAAGAATTGAAATCATAGTCTTTAAAATAGAAGCCCCTGTAATTTGGCCTTCCTCATTCTcttagacatttttaattttagtaacttCCCATTATTCACAGGATTAGCACAAAGTTCATGGTCTCGGGTAACCTTGGGTCTTAGCAGAATAATGACAATGACATACCATCAGTAGTAAAAGTGGATGACTCACTTCTTTTTGTACATCTCAGTACACTAACTAATTCCATATATCCTCATTTTCCTAAGAATTATTGCCTGCAAACCAAACTTTAGTGTCAGTTCCAAAGCCAATTATCTTTCTTTGTAAGCAAGAGGAATTGACTGTGGATAACTTGATTAGGGAAAGAAGAGGAATGTGGGAGAGGGGGACAGGATAGTTCCCAAAATAGAAGTGGAACAGAAGCAGACATCACTAATTCTAAATACTTTGGATTTCACTGAAGTTCTGTTGCCTGCAACTGACCTTTGAGACCTGTTTCAAGATCATTTACCACTCTTTGGTTGAAAACACCTCAAACTGATAGTATTTAACTACGGAAAGGATATTGGAACCTTGTAAACTTATGGAGGGGCAGTTCAGTAACTGAGAGCGTAACTTAACTCAGACTACCTGACTTAAATTCCAGCTCCACCATTTCCTTGCTACGAATCTCTGGACAGGCACACAAACATTTTGTGTCTCATTTTCTCACCAGTAAAGGACACTAACAATATAACTTATATACTCGTTGAGATGGTTAAGTAGTATAAAAAAAAGTAGGATGTTGTACTCTTTTTCTGTCGCTGCCACAACAATGATTAcaaatttagtaattttaaataacaCGAACATGTTATCTCACAGTGCTTTGGGTCAGAGGCTTGGATGGGCTCAATCGTTTTCACTACCTGGGTTACATGAGGCCAAATCAAGGTGTGAGCAGGCCTTATCTGGAGGATCTTGGGGGAGAAAACACTTCCAGGTTCAATCAGGGCATTGGTGGAATTCAGGGTGTTGAATTCCGTGAATTGAGATTCCTATTTCCTTGCTGGCTGTTGGCAGGTCTTGTTCTGAGTTTCTAGAAACTGCCCACCATCCCTGGCTCATAGACCTCTCTGTCACAAAAACCAGCAATGGTGAGTTGAGTCCATTTCTTGTTCATATTAACTTGAACCTTATCTTTCCTACCTATAGTTGGAGAAAGTTCTCGAATTTTAAGGATTCATATGAATAGATTGTGTCCGCCCGGATAATCTAGGACTCCTTTCctattttatgattataattaCATCTGCTCTGTTCCTTTCACCATGTAAAAATAGTATATTCCTAGGTCCTGGGGAATAGGAAGATGACATCTTTGTACCACAGGAATTTACTACACTTCTTAGCACTAGTTAAGAAATGTAACAAATGTGCTATTGTTactattttgggggtgggggtactgggaactgaactcaggggcactcaacctctgagacacatccccatccctgttttgtattttacttagagacagtgtctcactgagttgcttagggcctcactaaattactgaagctgacttcgaacttgtgatcGGGCTGCTCCAGTCTaatgagtgactgggattacaggcatgcaccattgcacccagcctattgttactatttttattaaaaacatgacCCCAGGAAGGACAATTGCCCAGGATACAGGGTTCATAGTTTGTTTAGGCCCTTCCGATAATTGACTTTGTTCCAAAAgcttactttctttttgtttgattcTACTCAGTATTCAGATTTCCTTCAGAAAGATTCTGAATAGCCTCACTCGAATCTTGGTTTCATCCTTGCAATATGATTTCAGGAAATAGGGATAGAATGGTTAACCTATCCTGGGTTATAGGATCACTCCCCTTGATTACCATATGAATCTGAGATCATCAAGTTTTCCTAAGATTGGGGGCATGTAATTATCAGAAGTGTGcaggaataaaaagcaaaaaatagcaatgaatgttaacatagatattttaaaaatcaacattttaataaaacaatccCCTGAAAAAGAGAgttaaatgatttatttctccttctctgaATAAGACTGATAATCCTCAGCGTTCTCTGTCCTCTATGCAAgcatttccaaaaaagaaaaagtcattgaGTTCCTGGTGGTATTTCGCATGGACAATCAAGAAACTCTCCTTAAAGTCCATCAGATTATGTAGCATCAGAGTTCAGTGTTTGTTTCATCGTAATTTTGTGTCTGCTACATGAGaggatgaaaatattttctgaccaTTCTTCCCATAGCTGCCTTCACCTCCTTGTTCTGCAGGCTGTAGATGAGGGGATTCAGCATAGGTGTGATTACACTGTACTGCAAGGAGAAGATCATTTGCAGAGGGGAACCTGAGGTTGGTAAGAGGTAACTGATGAAACCTGAGCTATAGAACAAGATCACAGTAgtgaggtgggaggagcaggtggagaaggccttgcTCCTGCCTGTGGTGGAACTGACCCTCAGGATGGTGGAGACAATGCGGGCATAAGAAGAAACGATCATGACAAGGGTTCCAAAGAAATGCAAGACAGAGGAGCAGAGCAGGACGGTGAAGTTGGCAGAGGTGTCAGAGCaagacagagggaagagagaagagagctcGCAGCTGAAGTGGGGAATGGTTTGCTCCTCACAAAAGTCTAAATTAACAGCCAGCAGGATATTGATGAGCGCATCAACAAAGGCCAGTCCCCAGGAGACCCACACCAACCCAACACAGAGCTGGTTACTCATTACCTGACCATAGAGCAGAGGGGAGCTGATGGcaacatagcggtcataggccattgcAGCCAACAGACAGGCCTCAGTACCACCAGTGGCAAACACAAAGAAGGCCTGAGCCAAGCAGCTGTCTACAAAGATTGTTTTGCTTTCAGAAAGCATATTCTCCAACATCTTGGGTGCTGTGACAGATGAGTGGCAGAGATCTAGGAAGGACAGTTGTctcaagaagaaatacatgggtgtgtggaggTGAGAATCAGCTGTGATCACCAGCAGCATCAAGAAATTTCCCATCAGAGTGAGGAGATAAATCAGAAGCAACAACACAAAGAGTATGACTTGAATGGAAGGGTCAGAAGACAGCCCAAGAAGAATAAACTCACTGAGAACACTGGAGTTTTTCATTGccatatagaaaaatgttctctctggaatacaaaaaaaaaaaaaaaaaatcaaaaaacttttAATGCCCCAACACCCCTTAGTTACTCCTGTACCCAGATCTTATCTTCCATAGATATCTTCTCATCACTATCCCCCAAGTGCATTCAGATATTTAAATGCTAACTTTCTGCTCATTAAAATGCCATTGATATTCTAAATCAACCAcattattacatattataatcTTTTTTAGCTAGAGTATTTTTATATTGCTGAGAGTGATTCACTTCTGGAGAATTTCTGATGGGAGAGAGGAACATTCCAGGAATGAGTTGCCTAAGTAATAGAGAGAGGACTAAATCTAGATTAAAAGGATGTAGGTGGGAGCAGAGGCACTATTCTACATAGAAGGGAAAGTCAAGAGTATAAGAAGGTTAGGGAGTTCCTGCTTcattgcttccatttctttttcaataagtTTACATGAGGTAATTGGAGGtctacatgtatgtgtgtgagcaTGCTCACGTGCCCATGAGAAATTACACAGGTATTGATTGTGATAAAATAAAGGGTTACGAAGAAATGCAAgacagaggagcagaggaggagggtAAAGTGATTAATTAAGTGATTAAAGCCTATTCCCAATCATGGGAATAGGAGCCAAGGTGAAGAATTTGAAACCACAGGAGTACAGGAAAACAATAAGACATCAAGGAATTTAGACAATGTGGAATTAGATTGGGGATTTTTCTTATCttaaattttaccattttatttacTGACATcatagcatttaattttaaaatatatgtgcatactaataaagaattttaaaaagatgatagcCTAAATCATAATGCCCAGGGATATTTAGGTGGGCTTTTGTGAGCATTTCTATGCCTACAATGAAATTATGAGATGCTGATTCCtattttagaatgatattctaGTTGGAAATGCCATGCCCTTCCTAAAACCCCCATATCCAATAGTATATGAAGTCATGACTCCTGTGTAAGCTATCATATCAGGTTTTAAGGCTCCATATGATTACATCAACTATCTTCTCACACTTT encodes:
- the LOC124982870 gene encoding olfactory receptor 8S1-like; its protein translation is MAMKNSSVLSEFILLGLSSDPSIQVILFVLLLLIYLLTLMGNFLMLLVITADSHLHTPMYFFLRQLSFLDLCHSSVTAPKMLENMLSESKTIFVDSCLAQAFFVFATGGTEACLLAAMAYDRYVAISSPLLYGQVMSNQLCVGLVWVSWGLAFVDALINILLAVNLDFCEEQTIPHFSCELSSLFPLSCSDTSANFTVLLCSSVLHFFGTLVMIVSSYARIVSTILRVSSTTGRSKAFSTCSSHLTTVILFYSSGFISYLLPTSGSPLQMIFSLQYSVITPMLNPLIYSLQNKEVKAAMGRMVRKYFHPLM